The genomic region ACGGTTATAACTTCTTCATTTCTGGATTTTCTAGACCGCTGTttgagaaacagcgccactcttgttaatgggctgtgcctggtattgcagttttGCTGATAAGAGGTTGAGATGCAATACCAGGGACAGTCCATTGAGAAGAGGGGTGCTGTTTCTGAATGGAGGCATCAAAGTTGTTTAAATCTCATAAAATgcatttttaaagggcttctaagTCGCGTAAAACTTTTGTGCAAGCGTTCCAGAAGGGGGGGCTCTATAGATGTATACAACTGCCGCCACTGGTTTGATTGCGGCTGCAGAAGGGGATTTTGTTTTGGTTGATATTGATTGGAAGCATACATAGATTCCCAAttctatatcccccccccccccccccccacctacgtGCATTTCTGGTTCCCAATACTTGCATATTCTGGGATCAGGGCGACCCCATGGTTTCCATGCATATACCGGAATGGCACAAGGACGTAGATTTTGGTCGTCTGAGGTTTACAAAATCTTTCAGTCCAATGTCGGAGCATTACATGGTCGCTACACCATGGAAGGCCAGATCTATAAGCATATTTCCTGTACAGAACTCCTTTAATATCCCTGTATTGTGTGGCGGGCCTCTCCCTATGGAGCGATGGACTGGCATAGCCCTGGTATAACCAGTGCCGCTTGTGGTTATACCATGCTGTGTGCTTCCTGCACTACAAATGAAGGAAAATAGAAGAAAGACCCTTTAAGAGCGCATCCGATGTGTCCTACAGTCAGTGTTGGACGGGTGTTACCTGTATCATAGTAATATATAGAGAACGGTGTGTTTTTAATGTTCAGATTTTTGTTATATTACAAGTCGggcagagtttccctttaaaagcCGCAGCAATGATTTATGAAGGGGAATATGTGCCGCCCTGTGTACTAATAAACCACGTTTGGCTGTGACCAGGTTCTTCTTTGCGTGTTTCTTATGTGCTGGGTGTAGTACTGCGCCTCATTCACTCGCGGCCATGTCCttttttgaaggggttgtccaggttcagagctgaactctgaCATAAGCTTCACTCATTTAGCCTGTATGAGTGTAGCATTGAAGCATTTCTTGCTcctatgctcccccttgccctgcactgcgCAGGGTAAGGGCTTCATGGGTATGCTAGGTGGAGGCTCCCGCCTAGCAGTGagtccggtgacatcaccagcacaaaTGGGTGGTccttagcgctgccctaggctgttttacaggctagggcagtgataAAAGATTGCCCATTTGTGCCGTGACATCACCGGAATCACTGCTAGGCGGGAGCCTCAGTCTAGCATACTCAGAAAAAGCCGGGTACGTCACCGGCAGCATCGGAGCAAGAAATGCTCCATTTATCCAGGCTAAATGAGTGAAGGGGAAGCTTATGtcagagttcagctctgaacccggacaacccctttaagtctcgtGCAGATCTGAGTAGACATAAGGCGTTGATAACAGGTTCTTTATTACAACATGAACAGCGTTATAAAACGGACAgcacaaacatagaaaaaaattagtGCAATTTTCAGGCTGCAGCGCGTATCCGAAGGCTGGGACCTCTCCCTTGAGAGCAATGCAGGTCAGGACTGCACTGGATGCATAGACGGGGGATGTGCTCCCATTTCTGGCGCTGAATATACGAGTCCTTGCCAGAGACACGACCTGGTGTTTATCCGGTACGAGGGAAATATCTTAGGCTTTATGGTTGGGCAGACATATCAGACGCAGATAAGCCAGCTGTACACATTCAATAGTCTTGATTGCTGGGCCGACTCCATCATACACATAAACTTGGCCGAACCCAATCGTACGGGTTGTCCATGCGAAGAGAGGAAAAAACTTCTACCGGACACTTCTGGCGCTGGATTATCTCATCGGTGAAAATATTTTGTTTGCCTCATCCTTCTGTCCCCTGACAATCTGTCAGGAGCTCCCCCctacacgtccgtagaatgtgtctgcacccgttccgcaattatccggaacaggtgcggacccattagttctctatggggcaggaattgaTGCGCACAGttcacatccgcatttccagagtgcggccccagaaaaaaaaaatatatatatagaacgtgtcctatccttgtccgcaattgcagacaagaataggcagttctatgggcgtattgcggatccgcaaaacactacggacgtgtgaatggaccctaagactgtCTGCAGAACAGGGTGAGGTCGGCCTACAATAGACTAACGCAGGGattagcaaccttcagcactcctgATGttctggaactacaactcccagaatcctactttcacttctataggagttacaaGAAAAGCAGAGTAAAAggtgaatgctgggagttgtagtttcacagcagatggagtgccgaaggttgtgcTGATCCCTGCAATAGTGGGTTTGGGAGCCTTTGGATTTCTAAGCACTGTCCCCATTGTCCTGAGAAACAAAAACACAACACTGGTTTTGGCGACGGCACCCACTAGCGATACCCGAGGCCAATGCCAGGCGCTGCGCTTTCTATAGGGGATTTGGTTcgttctgctgcagtctcacaCAGCATTAAGCATGTCTCTGAAATAAACCCGCTCCCAGACCACGTTCCCGCACGTACAGAAGAAGCTCCACAGGTTGCGGAGGATGCCCCTGTCAAAGGGGTTGGCGTCAGAGTCGCACTGCTTGAGGTAGGAGATGCGATGGTGGGACATGAACTCCCAGGTGGTGACATTGCAGGAGATGAGGTACAGGTGGCTTACCAGCAGCAGGCTCACCACCACCGTGAAGATCCCAATCACAATGAAGGCCGCAAGCAAGAAGATGTTGGCGTACAGCCACTCGGTCCAGGTCTCTTCGGCATGGAATCCAGACCTGTGCAGAGAACGCATACATATACATCATCCCGAACTGGGAGGTGCTGCCTATGGGTCATCCCATCTACCCGACAGACCCGTTAGTCGGTGTCTATCAATTGACTGAGccagcacttccattatttttgtTCCCCTGCTCCTAAGATGGAGCAGAATCGAAGTCattagtgtgaatgaggcctaaatagATCCAAACTTCTGTGCTGATTGACTCCTTAAAATATTACATTGCTCCAGGCCCCTGCAGAGacctacataaaaataaaataaaaattgcatgcAGAATACCTGCAGccgccaccagagggagctctgTGGTTACTGGTTCTTTGTTGCACTCCATAATAACTTTGTATGCaggaagctccccctagtggtggctgcaggtattcAGAATGTTACCTTCTATGCCTATAAGGGGGATTTGGAGCTcatcaaaaaaaaactaaaactttacCCAATATAAAGATTTATTAAGAAATTAATCGTCAAAGAATTTTGAAGATAAAAAAGGTGGAGACTTACCTAAATGGGCTTAAATTTACTAATTTTATACAAAGAAGTACTTTgcgcatacattacttatactgctTGTATTACCCATTTACCCTTTACAAGTACATGTATTCAACAgagggcgccccctgctgaagaCTCATCCCCCGATTATCTCAAGCAGAGAAGCACGGACACTGTAGGACAAGCTAACCAGGCGGCATGGGTTCTTCTAGCACCTaactatgcttttttttttttttttatcgagtATTCCATTTTTTGAGGTCCAGGATGGTGTATCAGCATAGCCGCTGCAGGATCGGTTCAGTTCCCGTCACCAGCACCATTAATTGCCGGCAACAGGGACTGAACAGACCCCATATCAGCCTGCGCTGATACACAGCAACAAACCAGCACTGACTGAACTGAATTTCCCTTTAAACAGCCGAGATCGGATATAACTCTGATCCCAGCCACTAAAATTAGATGCCGCCGTCAGCAGTGTCCGCGGCATCCTAGGCAATTACACAGAGGGAGGAGAAATGCCTCAGTCACCAATGGCCCTCTGCTAATGCAACTGTGGGTTGCCAATGCATTGCCATGGCAGTTGGGGACCTaacaaagacccccccccccccccccccccccaaagcctgCTCTGACTGTATGCCTAATTCACGTTAACTGGAcgaacagaacacttacctggtgaTCTCTTATCGCTCGGAGGATCTGATGCAGACTGCGCGTTTGGTGGTCCAAAACCCTTCCTGGAGCTGAACAAGCAGGAAGTGTCACGGACTACCAAAATCCACAGTATGCATCAGGCAGCCacgcggccatcttggatgacaggaGAGGATCCTGTATCACGATTTCACTTACCACGCGATGTGGAAAGCCCAGAGCAGCACCATCAGCTGAAGAGCCAGGTACAAGATGAAGACGCGATGGTTCTTCTCTCCCACACAGTTACTAATCCAGGGGCAGTGGTGGTCGTACCTCCGCACAC from Bufo gargarizans isolate SCDJY-AF-19 chromosome 9, ASM1485885v1, whole genome shotgun sequence harbors:
- the ZDHHC12 gene encoding palmitoyltransferase ZDHHC12 isoform X2, which produces MFHSTWGPGCGIRAVHTGLTCGVLLVLFLHDTDLFSQENAWIHPKPFMFVLLVGCSTALYYGVSLMDPGYVLADYEEKHDPRPGNEGQEMTSLNPGAVRMRRCGYCLLKPMRSRHCKSCQRCVRRYDHHCPWISNCVGEKNHRVFILYLALQLMVLLWAFHIAWSGFHAEETWTEWLYANIFLLAAFIVIGIFTVVVSLLLVSHLYLISCNVTTWEFMSHHRISYLKQCDSDANPFDRGILRNLWSFFCTCGNVVWERVYFRDMLNAV
- the ZDHHC12 gene encoding palmitoyltransferase ZDHHC12 isoform X1 encodes the protein MFHSTWGPGCGIRAVHTGLTCGVLLVLFLHDTDLFSQENAWIHPKPFMFVLLVGCSTALYYGVSLMDPGYVLADYEEKHDPRPGNEGQEMTSLNPGAVRMRRCGYCLLKQPMRSRHCKSCQRCVRRYDHHCPWISNCVGEKNHRVFILYLALQLMVLLWAFHIAWSGFHAEETWTEWLYANIFLLAAFIVIGIFTVVVSLLLVSHLYLISCNVTTWEFMSHHRISYLKQCDSDANPFDRGILRNLWSFFCTCGNVVWERVYFRDMLNAV